In Herpetosiphon gulosus, the DNA window GATCGGGCTGGTTGGGATGCCACTCGAAACGGGCACGCTCAAAATGTTGGGTGAGCACGCTATCGCCATTGGCATTGGTTTCCATGGCTGGCTCGGTCAGCGGGTAGCCAAAAAGTTGCAACGAACGGCCAAAGCTATCAAGTTTGGGGTCGTTGAGGCCATGATTTTGCCAATAGCTCATAAAACCAAGGCCATTGGCTTGATTGCAGACGTTGTGCCCAGTCGTTTCGAACCATAAGCAGCCTGATTTTGCGCCTGCCTCACGTGGCAACATTGGACTATCGATATTGCGATAGCGCAATAGATCATCGCCCAACCGTCCTAGCAGCACATCGTAAGGAGCGGCAAACTCTGGGTGCAACTCAAAGCGAGCACGCTCAAATTGCTGGGTTAAAAAGGCTTTTTGGCTATCCTGATTATAGACATCTTGGGCGCTGCTCAGCGGATAGCCAAACACTTGCAAGCCGCCATTTTGCTGCCAATATTCGGCGAAGCGGCCTTCGATACAAAAGCCCGTTTGCTCGAAACATTGTTGTTCAGCGGCACTGCTGGCTTGAGGTAAGCCCAAACTTGCAACCATCAGCACGAATAAAATCCAGCGTTTCATCATTATTCCTCCACATTCTGATAGCTTGAGTATAGTGAGCCAGCTGGCGAATCACGATGAAACCTGGCTGGTAAACGACTTTGAATCTACTTATAAGCTGAACTCAAACTGAAAAGTTGCTGAGTATAAAACAACTCCACCTGTTGGTACAAGTGGAGTGTTGAAGTTTATTGGGCGAAGCATTTATGGGTGAATATCTTTGACCATCCGCAGGGTGCTGCCATCGTTATACCATAGCTCCGTGCCATACTGAAAACTAGGGATGGCGAAAAATCGATCATTGGCCGTATCAGGGAAGGATGTCTGCTTGCCCATCACTGAGCTACGATAGCGTAGTGCTTGATTTGGCCCATTACTGCTATAGAACCGTAATCCTCCAGCGATCGATTCCCAGCCCAGTAAGCCATTGTTCGAGGCCTGAATACGCAGCGGCAATGGCGTTAGTTGAGTCAACCCTTTACTTGAATCGAAATACCACCAGCCAGCCTGAATTCCGTGCGAACTTATCAGCTTCACATACAATTGATCGTTTGCAGCTAAGAGGTTTTCGGCTTTGTAGCCTTGTAAATTGGGTTGAATTGTTTGGCTTGCTTGACCATTCGTTTGCCATAAGGTGATTGTGCCATTTTGGGTTTTGCTAAGGTAATAAACCATGCCACCGGCTTGGGTTAGTTGTACGACTGGCGCTGGGTTGCGGGTTGTGGCAATTATCAGATAGCTGGCTAATAATTGTTGTTCGCCTGTAGCCAGCGTAATATTCCAAACGCCCATCGTTGTATTTTGATAGGATGTAGCAATCAGATGTTGCTCATCTAATGCTTCTAACTCAAGCATGCCCCCCGATTTATCCAAACGACTGACTTGGCGAGTATTGGCAATGCTGCCATCTGTCCACCAGATTTGGTTGCCAATTTGGATGTTTTGGGCAAAAAAGGCCATACCTCCCGCGATGGGGGCATAGTCAACCCAATAAGATCCATAATTGTTGTAAACTGCTGAATCTGCAAGGCCTGGGTTGATGTCACTCAGCAAATATGTACCAGTTTCAGTACCGTTGCTATACCATGGTTCTATGCCATGAACTGCATCATTCACCCAAAAGATACTCCCATTGCCCAATGTTTTGAGATTGTTGATCTTAGCGTTTGGGCCAAAGCTTTTGATTAAGCGCGTACCAGCCTCAGTGCCATCACTGAACCATAATTGATAATCCTTATCTTGCTTGTTGACGGCAAAAATAACGCCCTGATTGACAGCGGCTAATTCATAAATTCCACTCCATTCAGCGCCAACTTTCAGATCTTTGACCAAGCTAGTGCCAGCTTCAGTGCCATCGCTTTTCCATAATTCGCGGCCATGAACGCCATCATCGGCAGTAAAAAAGAGCGTGTTATTGACGAGGGTTAGTTCAGATAGGCTTGAGCTTTCGCCATAGACTAATTGTTGCGATTCTTTGCCGACTAAGCCAAGCAGCACTTTGAACTGATCGGACTGATTAGGATGCCATTCGAAACGAGCACGCTCAAAATGTTGGGTAAGCACGCTATCGCCATTGGCATTGGTTTCTATGGCTGGCTCAGTCAGCGGGTACCCAAATAATTGTAATGAACGGCCAAAAGCATCAAGTTTGGGGTCGTTCAAGCCATGATTTTGCCAATAGCTCATAAAACCAAGGCCATTAGCTTGATTACAGACATTGTGTCCAGTCGTTTCAAACCACAAACAGCCTGCTTTTGCACCTGCCTCACGTGGCAGCATGGCACTATCAATATTACGGTAGCGCAGCAGATCATCACCCAAACGCCCAAGCAACATGTCGTAGGGCGCGGCAAATTCAGGGTGCAACTCAAAGCGAGCACGCTCAAATTGTTGAGTCAGGAAATGCATCTGGCTATCCTGATTGTAGACAATTTCAATTGTGCTCAACGGATAACCGAAGACTTCCAAGCCACCATTTTGCCGCCAATACTCTAAAAAACGCCCGTCAGTACAAAAGCCTGTTTGCTCAAAACACTGTTGTTCGGCAGCGCTGCTTGCCTGAGGGAGCACCAAACTTACAACGATCAGAAATAATAGCATCCAACGTTTCATTGCCAGATCTCCTAGATAGATTCGACTACAGAGGGGAGTATAGCGATCGCTCTGAGGAAGCACGATGAAACGCCACTAGCATAAATCTTGTAATTAGCTTAAAAACTGAAATCAAGCTGAAAATCGGCTGTTAATG includes these proteins:
- a CDS encoding ELWxxDGT repeat protein, with product MKRWMLLFLIVVSLVLPQASSAAEQQCFEQTGFCTDGRFLEYWRQNGGLEVFGYPLSTIEIVYNQDSQMHFLTQQFERARFELHPEFAAPYDMLLGRLGDDLLRYRNIDSAMLPREAGAKAGCLWFETTGHNVCNQANGLGFMSYWQNHGLNDPKLDAFGRSLQLFGYPLTEPAIETNANGDSVLTQHFERARFEWHPNQSDQFKVLLGLVGKESQQLVYGESSSLSELTLVNNTLFFTADDGVHGRELWKSDGTEAGTSLVKDLKVGAEWSGIYELAAVNQGVIFAVNKQDKDYQLWFSDGTEAGTRLIKSFGPNAKINNLKTLGNGSIFWVNDAVHGIEPWYSNGTETGTYLLSDINPGLADSAVYNNYGSYWVDYAPIAGGMAFFAQNIQIGNQIWWTDGSIANTRQVSRLDKSGGMLELEALDEQHLIATSYQNTTMGVWNITLATGEQQLLASYLIIATTRNPAPVVQLTQAGGMVYYLSKTQNGTITLWQTNGQASQTIQPNLQGYKAENLLAANDQLYVKLISSHGIQAGWWYFDSSKGLTQLTPLPLRIQASNNGLLGWESIAGGLRFYSSNGPNQALRYRSSVMGKQTSFPDTANDRFFAIPSFQYGTELWYNDGSTLRMVKDIHP